In Capsicum annuum cultivar UCD-10X-F1 chromosome 11, UCD10Xv1.1, whole genome shotgun sequence, one genomic interval encodes:
- the LOC107848237 gene encoding prolycopene isomerase, chloroplastic — protein MALRFLQYQPFSPIFNINSHNRKQKFLIRNEVSISSTIPSKQSISGKSEADIVVIGSGIGGLCCAGLLARYGQDVLVLESHDVAGGAAHSFDIKGYKFDSGPSLFSGFQSRGPQANPLAQVLDALGESIPCINYDSWMVYVPEGEFLSRIGPTEFFKDLEKYAGPDSAREWRKLLDAILPMSAAAMALPPLSIRGDLGVLSTAAARYAPSLLKSFAQMGPQGALGATKLLRPFSDIIDSLGIKDPFIRNWLDLLAFLLAGVKTNGILSAEMVYMFSEWYKPGCTLEYPLHGSGAIVDALIRGLQKFGGRISLRSHVENIVVENGRAVGVKLRGGQFVSAKKAVVSNASMWDTLSLLPPEVVPKSYQDRIETTKQCESFMHLHLGFDAEGIPDDLGIHHIVVNDWDRGVDADQNVVLISVPSVLSPDLAPPGKHVLHAYTPGTEPFEMWEGLDRRSNEYKNLKAERSEVMWKAVEKALGPGFYREKCEVKLVGTPLTHQRFLRRNRGTYGPAILAGKSTFPGHSTPIPQLLCCGDSTFPGIGVPAVAASGAIVANSLVSVTEHSQLLDAVGI, from the exons ATGGCTTTGAGGTTTCTTCAATATCAACCATTTTCTCCAATTTTCAATATCAACTCCcataatagaaaacaaaaattCTTGATACGTAATGAAGTCTCTATTTCTTCTACCATTCCTTCCAAGCAATCCATCTCAG GCAAGTCAGAAGCAGATATCGTTGTCATTGGGAGCGGTATAGGTGGGCTATGTTGTGCTGGACTTCTTGCTAGGTACGGCCAAGATGTTTTAGTACTGGAAAGTCATGATGTAGCTGGGGGTGCCGCTCACTCTTTTGATATTAAAGGGTACAAATTTGACTCTGGTCCATCATTGTTCTCCGGTTTTCAATCACGAGGTCCTCAGGCAAATCCATTAGCACAG GTTCTTGATGCATTAGGTGAATCAATTCCCTGCATCAATTATGACTCGTGGATGGTATACGTACCTGAAGGTGAATTCCTGTCACGCATTGGCCCAACTGAGTTTTTTAAG GATCTAGAGAAGTATGCAGGACCAGATTCAGCAAGAGAGTGGAGGAAACTTCTT GACGCAATACTTCCAATGTCAGCAGCTGCAATGGCTCTGCCTCCACTATCTATCCGAGGGGACTTGGGTGTTCTTTCCACTGCTGCTGCTAGATATGCACCTTCTCTTTTAAAATCTTTTGCTCAAATGGGACCTCAAGGAGCCCTTGGTGCTACCAAACTTCTCAGACCCTTTTCAGATATCATTGATTCTTTGGGGATAAAAGACCCTTTTATTCGAAATTGGCTTGATCTCCTAGCCTTCTTGCTTGCCGGAGTCAAAACTAACGGCATACTCTCAGCAGAAATG GTGTACATGTTTTCAGAATGGTATAAGCCAGGTTGTACTCTAGAATATCCGCTTCATGGAAGTGGAGCAATTGTTGATGCCCTTATTCGAGGATTACAAAAGTTTGGTGGGCGGATTTCTCTCAGGAGTCACGTAGAAAACATAGTTGTTGAAAATGGTCGAGCTGTTGGAGTCAAACTAAGAGGTGGCCAA TTTGTCAGTGCCAAGAAGGCTGTAGTCAGCAATGCATCTATGTGGGATACGCTGAGTTTATTGCCTCCAGAAGTTGTCCCGAAGTCATACCAGGACCGGATTGAAACAACCAAACAGTGTGAATCATTCATGCATCTGCATTTGGGTTTTGATGCAGAG GGTATACCTGATGATCTGGGAATCCATCATATAGTAGTTAATGACTGGGACCGAGGGGTTGATGCTGATCAGAATGTTGTACTGATATCTGTGCCGAGCGTGCTTAGTCCAGATCTTGCTCCACCTGGAAAGCATGTTTTACATGCTTATACCCCTGGAACTGAGCCATTTGAAATGTGGGAAGGTCTTGATCGCCGGAGCAATGAGTACAAAAACCTCAAGGCTGAAAGATCCGAG GTAATGTGGAAGGCTGTAGAAAAAGCACTCGGGCCAGGATTTTATCGCGAGAAGTGTGAGGTGAAATTAGTTGGAACTCCATTAACACATCAAAGATTTCTTAGAAGAAATAGGGGGACCTATGGACCAGCTATATTAGCAg GTAAAAGCACATTTCCTGGACATTCAACGCCAATTCCACAACTCTTGTGCTGTGGAGACTCTACTTTTCCTGGCATTGGAGTGCCTGCAGTTGCTGCTAGTGGCGC